One region of Emys orbicularis isolate rEmyOrb1 chromosome 4, rEmyOrb1.hap1, whole genome shotgun sequence genomic DNA includes:
- the FCF1 gene encoding rRNA-processing protein FCF1 homolog, whose product MGKQKKARKYATVKRMINLRDQRIKQTERAKSNVKKKDDPSAIKEREVPQHPSCLFFQYNTQLGPPYYILVDTNFINFSIKAKLDLVQSMMDCLYAKCIPCITDCVMAEIEKLGQKYRVALRIAKDPRFERLPCTHKGTYADDCLVQRVTQHKCYIVATVDRDLKRRIRKIPGVPIMYISNHRYNIERMPDDYGAPRF is encoded by the exons ATG GGGAAACAAAAGAAAGCGAGGAAATACGCCACCGTGAAGCGCATGATCAACCTCCGAGACCAGCGCAT CAAACAGACGGAGCGTGCAAAATCCAATGTGAAAAAGAAGGATGATCCCAGTGCAATCAAGGAAAGAGAGGT CCCTCAGCACCCTTCCTGTTTGTTCTTCCAGTATAACACACAGTTGGGCCCACCCTATTATATTCTGGTTGATACAAACTTCATCAACTTCTCCATTAAAGCCAAGCTGGACCTGGTGCAGTCAATGATGGACTGTCTCTATGCCAAGT GTATCCCCTGTATCACAGATTGCGTGATGGCTGAAATTGAGAAGCTAGGGCAGAAGTACCGTGTGGCACTAAG GATAGCCAAAGACCCGCGATTTGAACGCCTGCCTTGCACACACAAAGGGACCTATGCAGATGACTGCTTGGTGCAGAGGGTCACTCAG CATAAGTGTTACATAGTGGCTACGGTGGACAGAGACCTTAAGCGGAGAATCCGGAAGATTCCTGGAGTCCCTATCATGTATATTTCCAACCACAG GTATAACATTGAGAGGATGCCAGATGATTATGGAGCCCCTCGATTCTAA